Proteins found in one Fodinibius saliphilus genomic segment:
- a CDS encoding TonB-dependent receptor: MYFKLIRATAFLCFLMAMSTTLVAQTITGMVIDAQSNEPLPGANIIQLDTKNGISADENGAFTLSLKEGASSKIKVTFVGFKSKTIDTTKRGGELTISLVPNTVISNEVFVKALRVDEASPMAFDNVSRTDIEKKNLGQDMPYMMSSSPSVTTTSDAGSGVGYTGMRIRGVDQGRINVTINGIPLNDAESHGVYWVDIPDLASSVENIQIQRGVGTSTNGAAAFGATVNVQTSQMRSDAYGEVNTGIGSFDTKKANVMLGSGLMENGWQFEGRLSKITSDGYIDRASSDLKSFYLSAAKHGERSLLRADVFSGKEKTYHAWNGVSESKLENGERTYNSAGTEKPGTPYKDQTDNYQQDHYQLHYFYDLAKNWNVNASLHYTYGRGYYEQYKADEELGDYSISPVIFSQDTVSESDLVRRKWLDNHFYGTVFSTEYNIEDKGSITLGGGYNEYDGDHFGEVIWGEYLGNTNVENRYYDNNGFKTDFNTYLKGQYNITEALTIYADAQIRRVTYKFLGKDRIKNQSNSYDIVDVKQTDELTFFNPKAGLTYNKGNHRAYFSFSMANKEPTRDEYVDSTPESRPEHETLYDWEAGYKASFERFFVSANLYFMDYKNQLILTGQINDIGSAIRQNVDNSYRAGIELQAGANITNGLEWSGNATISRNKIDEYNYYLTDYSTNTQKVFGYQDTDISFSPDFIGNSIIQFNREGFTAQLTTKYVSRQYLDNTQTKSRSLDPYLVNDLRVAYEWSKASLFKGITATLEVNNLLDEKYESNGYTFGLLSQGSQQHYNYYYPQAGRNFMLQLSFTF; this comes from the coding sequence ATGTATTTCAAACTAATACGAGCAACAGCATTTCTATGCTTTTTGATGGCAATGAGTACCACACTTGTTGCTCAAACTATAACCGGAATGGTTATTGATGCACAAAGTAATGAACCGCTGCCCGGGGCGAATATTATTCAGCTCGATACTAAAAACGGTATTTCGGCTGATGAAAATGGAGCCTTTACCCTGTCATTAAAAGAGGGCGCTTCATCAAAAATAAAAGTGACTTTTGTTGGCTTTAAATCCAAGACTATCGACACGACAAAAAGAGGAGGTGAGCTTACTATTAGCTTGGTGCCCAATACCGTTATTAGTAATGAAGTGTTCGTAAAGGCTTTGCGTGTAGATGAAGCCTCGCCCATGGCTTTTGATAATGTGAGCCGTACAGATATTGAAAAGAAAAATCTGGGTCAGGATATGCCCTACATGATGAGTAGCTCTCCATCAGTAACAACAACTTCTGATGCCGGGTCCGGGGTTGGGTATACAGGGATGCGAATCCGAGGTGTTGATCAAGGGCGTATAAATGTAACTATTAATGGTATACCGCTTAACGATGCAGAATCACACGGCGTATATTGGGTCGATATTCCTGATTTAGCTTCATCCGTTGAAAATATCCAGATCCAGCGTGGTGTGGGGACATCGACGAACGGAGCCGCGGCCTTTGGGGCTACGGTGAATGTACAGACTTCACAGATGCGATCGGATGCCTATGGAGAGGTGAATACCGGGATCGGCTCATTTGATACCAAAAAAGCTAATGTAATGCTCGGTTCCGGTCTTATGGAAAATGGGTGGCAGTTCGAAGGCCGTCTTTCAAAAATTACGTCAGACGGATATATCGATCGGGCATCATCGGATTTGAAATCGTTTTACCTTTCTGCAGCTAAGCATGGTGAGCGAAGCTTGCTGCGAGCCGATGTGTTCTCCGGTAAAGAAAAAACATACCACGCTTGGAATGGGGTTTCCGAAAGTAAATTGGAAAACGGAGAACGTACCTACAATTCTGCTGGTACCGAAAAACCGGGTACGCCCTATAAAGATCAAACCGATAATTACCAGCAAGACCATTACCAGCTACACTATTTTTATGACTTGGCGAAGAACTGGAATGTCAATGCCTCGCTACACTATACCTATGGTCGGGGTTATTATGAACAGTATAAGGCAGATGAAGAACTCGGTGACTATAGTATAAGTCCCGTTATCTTTAGTCAGGATACGGTCTCGGAAAGTGATCTGGTTCGCCGTAAATGGTTAGATAATCATTTCTATGGCACCGTTTTTTCAACGGAGTATAATATCGAGGATAAGGGATCCATTACTCTTGGTGGTGGCTATAATGAATATGATGGAGATCATTTCGGTGAAGTGATCTGGGGTGAGTATCTCGGTAATACCAATGTCGAAAATCGTTATTACGATAATAATGGCTTTAAAACAGATTTTAATACTTATCTAAAGGGGCAGTATAATATTACAGAGGCATTGACAATCTATGCTGATGCCCAAATTCGACGTGTTACGTATAAGTTTTTAGGTAAGGACCGTATCAAAAATCAAAGTAACAGCTATGATATTGTAGATGTTAAGCAAACCGACGAATTGACTTTCTTCAATCCCAAAGCAGGACTCACTTATAATAAGGGTAACCATAGAGCCTACTTTTCTTTCAGTATGGCCAATAAGGAACCCACTCGTGACGAATATGTGGATTCGACTCCTGAAAGTCGTCCTGAGCACGAAACATTATACGATTGGGAAGCCGGATATAAAGCAAGTTTTGAACGATTTTTTGTTAGTGCAAACTTGTACTTCATGGATTACAAGAATCAGCTCATTTTAACTGGTCAAATAAATGATATTGGATCAGCTATTCGACAAAATGTGGATAATAGTTATAGGGCAGGTATTGAGCTGCAAGCCGGTGCTAACATAACGAATGGTCTGGAATGGAGTGGAAATGCCACAATAAGCCGCAATAAAATTGATGAGTATAACTATTACTTGACCGACTATTCTACAAACACCCAGAAGGTCTTTGGGTATCAGGATACAGATATTTCGTTCTCCCCTGATTTTATTGGGAATTCAATTATTCAATTCAATAGAGAGGGTTTTACAGCACAACTAACTACAAAATATGTAAGCCGACAGTACCTGGATAATACCCAGACGAAAAGTCGTTCTTTAGACCCTTATTTGGTTAATGATTTGCGGGTAGCTTATGAGTGGAGCAAAGCGTCCTTGTTTAAAGGTATTACCGCAACCTTGGAGGTTAATAATCTGTTAGACGAAAAGTATGAGTCAAACGGTTATACTTTTGGCCTGCTTAGCCAGGGAAGTCAGCAACATTATAATTATTATTATCCGCAAGCGGGACGCAATTTTATGCTTCAGCTGTCGTTTACCTTTTAG
- a CDS encoding choice-of-anchor B family protein, with product MKRLVITLLAFICISPFFTAEAQTTSSGHAESMLGFGRAVDVANGSVFIGEPANAHQPGIVYIYSRSNSDWSEQVQLKASDGFIGDNFGATIAASDNRILIGAPEQNDERGAAYVFEKGNGSNWKEVARIALSDTTAGGGFGNSIALQNNHAFIGAPGENEDMGAVYVFQKTGEGAWTQQAHITNPDTSKGVSFGSALSVDGTRLLIGAPKKQGGAVYVYKSNESGSWEKESTLTTDRLDKRAAFGATLGLKGNQAFFGAPRQAGGSGAVYVFRRDNDSQEWNTDGKLVAYDSGTRYQFGSSLTFDGPNLLVGAPGADNRKGALYQFKPASENNTEWSSVSKIEGPDRNQGDQFAGTIAVDGDVAVTGLIGADYGAGKAGILERTETGAWVAQATVLSNTSSILDPVTGGKVKCADGKASIFGCNNVDLLAFLPISEMGGDRGVRLNDIWGWTDSKTGKEYAIVGRMDGTSFVDISDPSNPVYVGNLPKPEKSNASIWRDIKVYDDHAYVVADNAGMHGMQVVDLTDLRDFEGTPLALKEAAHYDEIHSAHNVVINKDTGFAYVVGSSGGGKTCGGGLHMVDINDPTNPTFKGCFADPSTGRSGTGYSHDAQCVTYHGPDKEYKGHEICLGANETAISIADVTDKDNPKALSTASYPDYAYVHQGWLTEDHRYFFQNDELDELTGNVDRTRTLIWDVTDLDDPQFVREYLFDNGSSDHNLYIKDGMMYQSNYVSGLQVVDISDPENPVKTGFFDTEPFGEDTAGFAGTWSNYPYFESGVVIMSSSQEGLFILDPSPSQTTSTSR from the coding sequence ATGAAACGCTTAGTTATAACATTATTAGCATTTATCTGTATTAGTCCGTTCTTCACTGCCGAGGCTCAAACAACCTCCTCTGGCCATGCTGAATCCATGTTGGGTTTTGGACGAGCTGTAGATGTTGCCAATGGATCCGTATTTATTGGCGAACCGGCAAATGCCCATCAACCCGGGATTGTGTATATTTATAGCCGCTCCAATTCCGACTGGTCAGAACAGGTTCAACTCAAAGCCTCTGATGGATTCATCGGCGATAACTTTGGCGCAACTATAGCTGCTTCCGATAATCGAATTTTGATTGGGGCTCCTGAACAAAATGATGAACGTGGCGCTGCTTATGTATTTGAGAAAGGAAATGGCAGTAACTGGAAAGAGGTTGCTCGCATTGCACTCTCTGACACAACGGCCGGCGGTGGATTTGGTAACAGTATCGCCCTGCAAAATAACCACGCCTTTATTGGTGCCCCCGGCGAAAATGAAGATATGGGTGCTGTCTATGTATTCCAGAAAACAGGAGAAGGGGCATGGACACAGCAAGCACACATCACCAATCCTGATACTTCTAAAGGCGTTAGCTTCGGATCGGCGTTGTCAGTAGATGGGACGCGACTGCTAATTGGAGCTCCCAAAAAACAAGGCGGAGCTGTTTATGTATATAAAAGCAATGAATCTGGATCATGGGAAAAGGAATCTACGCTTACAACTGACCGCTTGGATAAGCGAGCTGCCTTTGGAGCAACCCTAGGCCTAAAAGGGAACCAAGCTTTTTTCGGAGCTCCACGCCAGGCAGGTGGTTCAGGTGCAGTTTATGTTTTCCGACGCGATAATGACTCCCAAGAATGGAATACTGACGGCAAGCTTGTGGCATACGACAGCGGTACTCGCTACCAGTTCGGATCTTCCCTTACTTTTGATGGACCAAATCTATTGGTTGGGGCTCCCGGTGCAGATAACCGGAAGGGTGCCCTTTACCAGTTTAAGCCCGCATCAGAAAACAATACGGAGTGGAGCAGCGTTTCTAAGATTGAAGGACCTGATCGTAACCAAGGTGATCAGTTTGCGGGCACCATTGCCGTTGACGGTGATGTCGCAGTTACTGGCTTAATTGGTGCTGATTACGGTGCCGGAAAAGCCGGAATACTCGAACGTACTGAAACAGGAGCATGGGTTGCACAAGCTACTGTACTCAGTAACACCAGTTCCATTCTTGACCCCGTCACAGGCGGTAAAGTAAAATGTGCCGATGGAAAAGCCTCCATTTTTGGATGTAACAACGTAGACCTTCTCGCCTTTCTTCCGATTAGTGAAATGGGCGGAGACCGAGGCGTTCGCCTCAACGATATCTGGGGCTGGACTGATTCCAAAACCGGGAAAGAATATGCTATTGTTGGTCGTATGGATGGAACATCATTTGTAGATATCAGCGACCCATCCAACCCGGTTTATGTCGGCAATTTGCCAAAACCGGAAAAATCTAATGCAAGCATTTGGCGCGATATTAAAGTGTATGACGATCATGCTTACGTAGTTGCGGATAATGCCGGGATGCATGGTATGCAAGTAGTTGACTTGACAGATCTTCGTGATTTTGAAGGTACTCCCCTCGCATTGAAAGAAGCTGCCCACTACGATGAGATTCACAGTGCACACAATGTGGTAATTAACAAAGACACAGGCTTTGCATACGTTGTTGGTAGCAGCGGCGGCGGCAAAACATGTGGTGGCGGCCTTCATATGGTAGATATCAATGACCCAACCAATCCAACATTCAAAGGATGCTTCGCTGATCCTTCAACAGGAAGAAGCGGAACCGGGTATTCCCATGATGCACAATGTGTAACCTATCATGGCCCCGACAAAGAGTATAAAGGTCATGAAATTTGCCTTGGCGCCAATGAAACTGCCATTAGCATCGCAGATGTTACGGATAAAGATAATCCCAAAGCACTTTCAACCGCTTCGTACCCTGATTATGCTTACGTACACCAGGGATGGCTCACAGAAGACCACCGGTACTTCTTCCAAAATGATGAGCTTGATGAACTTACCGGCAATGTAGATCGTACTCGTACACTTATTTGGGATGTAACGGATTTGGATGATCCGCAGTTCGTTCGTGAATACCTATTTGATAATGGTTCTTCTGATCACAACTTGTATATCAAAGACGGTATGATGTACCAGTCTAACTACGTAAGCGGCCTACAGGTTGTTGATATCAGCGATCCGGAAAACCCTGTAAAAACCGGCTTCTTCGATACAGAACCCTTCGGTGAAGATACTGCTGGCTTTGCTGGCACCTGGAGCAACTACCCTTATTTCGAAAGTGGTGTTGTTATTATGAGCAGTAGCCAAGAAGGACTTTTCATCTTAGATCCAAGTCCTTCTCAGACAACATCCACGTCTCGTTAA
- a CDS encoding CHRD domain-containing protein: MDKMKLLVGTIVVLLVASFGIPQKSQAQESKMITLAGYKMKPSVPTSGSGTATVKLKGDTLSVHGDFENLTNRFSGAYIMVDIRGEGGNQLFRLKADLNDEQTGGMFKEKKNRFGLSPAEKMLLKKGKLYITINTFEHQNGEIGSDIPKMGN, translated from the coding sequence ATGGATAAGATGAAACTATTAGTCGGTACGATTGTTGTACTTCTTGTGGCCAGCTTTGGAATACCCCAGAAGAGCCAAGCTCAAGAATCAAAAATGATTACATTAGCAGGCTATAAAATGAAGCCCAGTGTCCCCACCAGTGGCTCGGGCACTGCTACCGTTAAGCTTAAGGGAGATACGCTTTCCGTTCATGGTGACTTTGAAAATCTAACCAATCGTTTTTCTGGTGCTTACATCATGGTTGATATACGAGGGGAAGGCGGGAATCAACTGTTCAGGCTCAAAGCCGATCTTAACGACGAGCAGACAGGGGGAATGTTTAAAGAGAAGAAAAACCGCTTTGGCCTGTCGCCAGCCGAAAAAATGCTTCTCAAAAAAGGAAAACTATATATCACTATTAACACTTTCGAGCACCAAAACGGTGAGATTGGAAGTGATATTCCTAAAATGGGGAATTAG
- the polX gene encoding DNA polymerase/3'-5' exonuclease PolX, whose protein sequence is MPVTNNEVAEQLREIYQLMQLAGENRFRAIAFDRAAQTIESLNEDINNYIKNGSLTDIKGIGDSIAEDITSYAETGEIEVLESLRERIPAGVIKWLDISGLGPKNIAKIHKELGISELDELKEACQDGRVASLDGLGKKSAEKIIKSIEWMQQFDERCRLDEALDIARPLFNFLKDKEGVESIEVAGSLRRSKETIGDVDIIIGANEKYITALFDAFVEHDLVVEILGRGDTKSSIRTKEGRQVDLRIVKPEQYPAALMYFTGSKEHNVVLRQRARERGLSLNEYGLFKLDNEGNTNFDKPIDYSSEEDIYQKLDLHFVPPELREDRGEIDFFESNETIDLVEEEDIRGVIHAHSTWSDGKFSIKEMADACIERGYEYLGLTDHSQTAAYAGGLSVNEIKQQWNKIDELNNQFEADGVNFRIFKGIESDILSDGSLDYEDELLARFDFVIASVHNGLGMSREKMMNRFKSAITNPYTRIVGHPTGRLLLQRDGSDLDMNELIELAVEHNTAIEINASPYRLDLDWRHGNKAKSEGLLSSINPDAHSIKGIDDIHYGVRIARKGKFEKERILNTKSTKELEKWFQTN, encoded by the coding sequence ATGCCCGTAACAAATAATGAAGTTGCTGAACAACTGCGCGAAATATATCAATTGATGCAGTTGGCCGGCGAAAATCGTTTTCGTGCCATTGCTTTCGACCGTGCCGCACAAACGATAGAATCTCTGAATGAAGATATCAATAATTATATTAAAAATGGCTCGCTGACTGATATCAAAGGAATTGGAGATTCTATTGCCGAAGATATCACTTCTTATGCTGAAACCGGTGAGATTGAAGTCTTAGAAAGCTTACGGGAACGAATTCCTGCCGGTGTAATAAAATGGCTGGATATCTCCGGGCTGGGGCCCAAAAATATTGCCAAAATTCATAAAGAGCTCGGGATTTCTGAGCTGGATGAACTCAAAGAAGCTTGCCAGGATGGCCGTGTGGCTTCACTCGATGGGCTTGGAAAAAAATCAGCAGAAAAAATTATTAAATCTATAGAATGGATGCAGCAATTTGACGAACGCTGCCGCCTCGATGAGGCCTTGGATATCGCTCGACCACTTTTCAATTTTTTAAAAGATAAAGAAGGAGTTGAGTCTATTGAAGTAGCCGGCTCGCTACGGCGATCCAAAGAAACAATCGGCGACGTTGATATCATAATTGGGGCTAATGAAAAATACATTACTGCCCTTTTCGATGCTTTTGTGGAACACGACTTAGTAGTAGAGATATTGGGACGGGGAGACACGAAAAGCTCTATCCGAACTAAAGAGGGACGACAGGTTGATCTCCGTATTGTCAAGCCGGAGCAGTACCCGGCAGCACTCATGTATTTTACGGGTAGCAAAGAGCACAATGTTGTACTGCGTCAGCGGGCGCGAGAACGTGGCCTTTCACTCAATGAGTATGGATTGTTCAAGCTCGACAACGAAGGTAATACCAATTTTGATAAACCGATTGACTACTCTTCGGAGGAGGATATCTATCAAAAACTGGACCTTCATTTCGTGCCTCCGGAACTGCGTGAAGACCGTGGTGAAATAGATTTTTTTGAATCTAATGAAACGATTGACCTTGTCGAAGAAGAAGATATTAGAGGAGTTATCCATGCCCACAGTACCTGGAGTGATGGCAAATTCTCGATCAAGGAGATGGCCGATGCATGTATTGAGCGCGGGTATGAATACCTTGGGCTCACCGACCACTCCCAGACAGCTGCTTATGCAGGAGGTCTATCTGTTAACGAAATAAAACAACAATGGAATAAGATCGACGAACTTAATAACCAATTTGAAGCTGATGGCGTTAATTTCCGGATCTTTAAAGGTATAGAATCTGATATTCTAAGTGACGGCAGTCTCGATTATGAGGATGAACTACTTGCCCGGTTCGATTTTGTTATTGCCAGTGTGCATAATGGGTTGGGGATGTCGCGCGAAAAAATGATGAATCGTTTCAAAAGTGCTATTACCAATCCCTATACCCGTATTGTGGGGCATCCTACCGGTCGTCTGCTGCTCCAACGCGATGGCAGCGACCTGGACATGAACGAACTTATTGAACTGGCAGTTGAACACAACACCGCTATAGAAATTAACGCCAGTCCATACCGGCTGGATCTTGATTGGCGCCACGGAAATAAGGCTAAAAGTGAAGGTCTGCTATCTTCTATCAACCCAGATGCCCACAGTATAAAAGGTATCGATGATATTCATTACGGCGTGCGTATTGCCCGAAAAGGCAAATTTGAAAAAGAGCGAATTCTCAATACAAAGAGTACCAAAGAGCTTGAAAAATGGTTTCAAACTAATTAA
- a CDS encoding M14 family metallopeptidase, with the protein MRSLKRYFLSFLIFGLFISASAVAQSQLQSPAEFLGYELGDQWTPHHRVMDYFWYVAEQSEMVEAKKYGKTNEGRELMLAYVSSMSNMARLDEIRTNNLKRTGLIDGEAEGESTAIVWLSYNVHGNETSSSEAALKTIYELVRPDNPQTKEWLQNTVVVMDPMLNPDGRDRYVHWYKETVGDTFNAFGEAREHHEPWPGGRTNHYYFDLNRDWAWLTQKESRARIEQFQNWMPHIHVDFHEQSYTSPYYFAPAAEPFHKAITEWQRNFQYTIGENHAKYFNKNSWLYFTREVFDLFYPSYGDTYPIFNGSIGMTYEQAGGGYSGLGIKKPVGDTLTLKDRLTHHHTTGLSTVEISSMNAEKLVSEFSNYYKKAQSNPAGEYKTFVIDKDNNPDKLRALFKLLDKHKVEYGQASDDQRVSAYNYKTGQKRRQRIEEGDYLVSAYQPKSVLARILFEPRPELADSVTYDITAWEQHYAYGLDGYAVPEELDMKAASMPEKKVDNAVNENAYAYLAEWKDLSDVGLLADLLKHDINIRFSEKEFKIEDQSYDAGTLVITRSDNKFKGTDFDKLVNDLATEHNQHLEAVPTGFVQSGADFGSSSVRYLDRPRVALLSGEGTYSNMVGEVWHYFDKQIDYPVTLLDTDYFGEVDLNNYQVLIMPSGNYNGVIDSSRFDDIREWISSGGKLIALQGANGYLAGKEGFSIERKPDDGNEKETPESGTVLNEYGDQQREYISNFNSGSIFKITMDNSHPLAFGYDDSYFSLKLNADAYKYLEKGWNVGVAKADAHMSGFIGYEAEEKLHNTLTFGVQEMGNGSVVYMVDNPLFRAFWYNGKLLFGNAVFMVGQ; encoded by the coding sequence ATGAGATCTTTGAAACGTTATTTTCTCTCTTTCTTAATATTTGGGCTTTTTATTTCTGCTTCTGCCGTTGCCCAGTCCCAACTGCAATCTCCTGCTGAATTCTTGGGGTATGAATTGGGTGACCAATGGACGCCCCATCATAGAGTGATGGATTACTTTTGGTATGTGGCAGAGCAATCGGAGATGGTTGAGGCCAAGAAATATGGCAAAACCAATGAAGGGCGTGAGTTGATGCTGGCTTATGTATCGAGCATGTCGAATATGGCAAGGCTGGATGAGATCCGAACCAATAATTTAAAGCGTACCGGCCTTATTGATGGTGAAGCTGAAGGTGAGAGCACAGCTATTGTTTGGTTAAGTTATAATGTTCATGGTAATGAAACCTCCAGCAGTGAGGCAGCCCTGAAAACGATATATGAGCTGGTTCGTCCAGATAATCCACAAACCAAAGAGTGGCTGCAGAATACGGTTGTGGTCATGGATCCAATGCTTAATCCCGATGGTCGTGATCGTTACGTACATTGGTACAAAGAAACCGTTGGGGATACTTTTAATGCTTTTGGAGAAGCACGTGAGCATCATGAGCCTTGGCCGGGGGGACGTACTAACCACTATTATTTTGATTTAAACCGTGATTGGGCGTGGTTAACACAGAAAGAAAGTCGGGCGCGGATAGAACAGTTTCAGAATTGGATGCCCCATATCCATGTTGATTTTCATGAGCAGAGTTATACCTCGCCTTATTATTTTGCTCCTGCTGCCGAACCGTTTCATAAAGCTATTACAGAATGGCAACGGAATTTTCAGTATACCATCGGTGAAAATCACGCAAAATATTTTAATAAAAATAGCTGGCTCTATTTCACTCGCGAAGTCTTTGATCTTTTCTATCCCAGCTATGGTGATACGTATCCCATTTTTAACGGGTCTATTGGAATGACCTATGAGCAGGCCGGCGGAGGATATTCCGGCCTTGGTATAAAGAAGCCAGTGGGAGATACCTTAACATTGAAAGATCGCCTGACCCATCACCATACAACAGGATTATCCACCGTGGAGATTAGTTCCATGAATGCGGAAAAGTTAGTCAGTGAGTTTTCTAATTATTATAAAAAAGCTCAAAGTAATCCCGCTGGTGAATACAAGACTTTTGTTATTGATAAGGATAATAATCCCGATAAGTTGCGGGCTTTATTCAAGCTTCTCGACAAGCACAAGGTGGAATACGGACAAGCCTCCGATGACCAACGGGTATCGGCATACAACTACAAGACAGGACAAAAGCGTCGTCAGCGTATTGAGGAAGGAGATTACTTGGTAAGTGCCTATCAGCCAAAGTCAGTATTGGCTCGTATATTATTTGAACCGCGTCCTGAGCTGGCCGATTCTGTAACCTATGATATCACGGCCTGGGAGCAGCACTATGCTTATGGGTTAGATGGCTATGCTGTACCAGAAGAGCTGGATATGAAAGCAGCTTCAATGCCTGAAAAGAAAGTTGACAATGCTGTAAATGAAAACGCCTATGCTTACCTGGCAGAATGGAAAGACCTTTCGGATGTAGGTTTGTTGGCTGACCTCTTAAAGCATGATATCAATATTCGATTTTCAGAGAAAGAATTTAAAATAGAAGATCAATCGTATGACGCCGGTACGCTGGTAATCACCCGTTCTGATAACAAGTTTAAAGGCACCGATTTTGATAAGTTGGTCAATGATCTTGCTACCGAGCACAATCAGCATCTGGAAGCGGTGCCAACCGGTTTTGTACAGTCCGGGGCAGATTTTGGCTCTTCTTCCGTGCGATATCTTGACCGACCGCGCGTTGCCTTGCTATCCGGAGAAGGAACTTACTCAAATATGGTAGGCGAAGTGTGGCATTATTTTGATAAGCAGATTGATTATCCGGTTACCCTGCTAGATACTGATTATTTCGGTGAGGTAGATCTTAATAACTACCAGGTGCTTATTATGCCCTCGGGTAATTATAATGGTGTTATTGATAGCAGCCGATTTGATGATATCCGAGAGTGGATTTCTTCCGGCGGAAAACTTATTGCACTACAGGGTGCAAACGGTTACTTAGCAGGTAAGGAGGGGTTCAGTATCGAAAGAAAGCCTGATGATGGAAATGAGAAAGAGACCCCTGAATCTGGCACGGTTCTCAATGAATATGGTGACCAACAGCGTGAATATATATCGAACTTTAATAGTGGTTCCATTTTTAAAATCACCATGGATAATAGCCATCCTTTGGCATTTGGATATGATGACAGCTATTTCTCTCTTAAACTAAATGCTGATGCCTATAAATATCTTGAAAAAGGGTGGAATGTAGGCGTTGCTAAAGCAGACGCCCATATGAGTGGTTTCATAGGGTATGAAGCTGAGGAGAAGCTACATAACACGCTTACTTTTGGTGTGCAGGAGATGGGAAATGGTTCTGTTGTGTATATGGTTGATAATCCATTGTTTCGTGCTTTTTGGTATAACGGGAAGCTGCTGTTCGGTAATGCCGTATTTATGGTAGGGCAGTAA
- a CDS encoding nuclear transport factor 2 family protein has product MKNILLLLVIAASISCVQTVEMAPSTDEAVNAVLDDWHVAAADADFDRYFNHFASDSSIFMGTDATERWTVAEFRPWAKPYFDRGKAWDFTAVERHLYFSDDGSIAWFDEVLDTPNLGPARGTGVLVSKEGEWKIAHYNLSIPIPNAIADTVIKQVERALEDRSSTK; this is encoded by the coding sequence ATGAAAAATATTCTATTACTTCTGGTAATTGCTGCCAGTATATCCTGTGTACAAACAGTGGAAATGGCTCCTTCAACGGATGAGGCCGTTAATGCTGTCTTAGACGACTGGCATGTTGCGGCAGCAGATGCCGATTTTGATAGGTATTTCAATCACTTTGCCAGCGATAGTTCCATTTTTATGGGTACTGATGCCACCGAGCGGTGGACGGTTGCTGAGTTTCGGCCCTGGGCAAAGCCCTATTTTGATCGAGGTAAAGCATGGGATTTTACTGCTGTTGAACGCCATCTCTACTTTTCGGACGATGGGAGTATCGCCTGGTTTGACGAGGTATTGGACACCCCTAATTTAGGTCCCGCCCGGGGAACAGGAGTATTGGTGTCAAAAGAAGGTGAGTGGAAGATTGCTCATTATAATTTGTCGATTCCTATCCCCAATGCTATCGCCGATACGGTGATAAAACAAGTTGAACGTGCATTGGAAGATCGTTCTTCTACAAAGTAA